A stretch of Clostridia bacterium DNA encodes these proteins:
- the trpB gene encoding tryptophan synthase subunit beta produces the protein MRVKDKPFGVFGGSYLPESLMPTVLKLKKAYYEAKDDPEFNYELKTLLQKYSGRQTPLYLAKNLTEIVGGAKIYLKREDLNHTGSHKINNVLGQLLLAKRMGFTKVMAETGAGQHGVATATGAALFSMECTVFMGKEDIERQRLNVKRMRLLGAKVVEVTSGSMTLKDATNEAIRSWSACAQDTFYCIGSVVGPSPYPEMVQHFQSVIGRECKAQYLEEEGKHPKAIVACVGGGSNAAGIFDSYIIEEDVELFGAEAGGEGLNTSFHGAAINKGRIGVIQGMKTYVLQDEAGNIQPAYSISAGLDYPGVGPLHAKLHESGRACYEAITDDEAKNAFLVLTKAEGIIPALESAHALALGMKVAKRYEREDGIVVLLSGRGDKDVDRI, from the coding sequence ATGCGCGTTAAGGATAAGCCGTTTGGAGTATTTGGGGGTAGCTATCTACCAGAATCACTCATGCCCACGGTATTAAAGCTGAAGAAGGCTTACTATGAAGCTAAGGATGATCCCGAATTCAATTATGAACTTAAGACGCTTCTTCAAAAATATAGTGGAAGACAAACACCACTATACCTAGCAAAAAATCTGACAGAAATTGTTGGCGGAGCAAAAATATATTTAAAGCGAGAAGACCTGAATCATACGGGCTCGCATAAGATTAACAATGTGCTTGGACAGCTCTTATTAGCCAAACGTATGGGATTTACCAAGGTTATGGCGGAGACTGGAGCAGGCCAACACGGCGTTGCAACGGCAACGGGTGCAGCCTTATTTTCAATGGAATGCACTGTCTTCATGGGTAAGGAAGATATTGAAAGACAACGACTGAATGTGAAAAGAATGCGCTTATTGGGAGCCAAGGTGGTGGAGGTTACGAGCGGAAGTATGACCTTAAAGGATGCGACCAACGAGGCGATTCGTTCGTGGAGTGCTTGTGCGCAAGACACCTTTTATTGTATAGGCTCAGTCGTAGGTCCTTCCCCGTACCCTGAAATGGTGCAGCATTTTCAGTCGGTTATTGGCAGGGAATGTAAAGCGCAATACTTAGAAGAAGAAGGTAAACACCCCAAAGCCATTGTGGCTTGTGTAGGAGGGGGGAGCAATGCAGCGGGCATCTTTGATTCATATATTATAGAGGAGGATGTAGAACTATTCGGTGCAGAGGCTGGTGGAGAAGGATTGAATACAAGTTTTCATGGTGCCGCGATAAATAAAGGTCGTATCGGAGTTATCCAAGGAATGAAAACATATGTTTTACAAGATGAAGCGGGAAACATTCAACCTGCCTACTCGATTTCAGCAGGATTAGATTATCCCGGCGTTGGACCATTGCATGCTAAACTGCATGAAAGTGGTAGGGCTTGCTATGAGGCTATTACTGACGATGAAGCAAAAAATGCCTTTTTGGTTTTAACCAAGGCAGAAGGCATTATCCCTGCCTTAGAAAGCGCGCATGCCCTTGCTTTAGGGATGAAGGTTGCCAAACGCTACGAGCGAGAAGATGGCATCGTGGTATTGTTATCGGGTCGGGGCGATAAGGATGTAGATAGGATTTAG
- a CDS encoding phosphoribosylanthranilate isomerase: MNTKIKICGISSLETIEVLNHMKADYVGFVFANSRRRVSLEKAMEIARRLDPNIQRVGVFVDETVENINLIRSKVGLDIVQLHGNESLEYIGKLGGSIWKALPGNTDSAKKCISYLEKVEKVLLDAMTQTSPGGNNQTLNWNKINGFVPKERLVLAGGLNTSNVREAICALSPSVIDVSSGVETEGKKDDMKIRKFMEEVRNAR, translated from the coding sequence ATGAATACAAAGATTAAAATCTGTGGCATTAGCTCACTTGAGACAATTGAAGTGCTCAATCATATGAAAGCAGATTATGTGGGATTTGTGTTTGCGAATAGTAGGCGTAGAGTGAGCTTAGAAAAAGCAATGGAAATTGCAAGAAGGTTAGATCCGAACATTCAAAGAGTAGGAGTATTCGTCGATGAAACAGTTGAGAATATAAACCTAATTCGTAGTAAGGTGGGCTTGGACATTGTTCAGTTGCATGGCAACGAGTCACTAGAATATATTGGTAAATTGGGCGGATCCATTTGGAAGGCCCTTCCTGGAAATACAGATAGTGCGAAAAAGTGTATATCCTATTTGGAAAAGGTAGAAAAAGTACTATTGGATGCAATGACCCAAACTAGCCCGGGCGGCAACAATCAAACACTAAATTGGAACAAGATAAATGGATTTGTACCGAAGGAACGCTTGGTATTGGCTGGCGGATTGAACACCTCAAACGTTAGAGAGGCTATTTGTGCCCTCAGCCCGTCTGTGATAGATGTAAGTAGTGGTGTAGAAACAGAAGGTAAGAAAGACGATATGAAGATTAGGAAGTTTATGGAGGAGGTACGAAATGCGCGTTAA
- the trpC gene encoding indole-3-glycerol phosphate synthase TrpC encodes MILNDIADKKRNRLERTKKEYPLSDFMLQSLEMPPKTSFRGALEQRGLSIIGEIKKASPSKGLIKDPFHPVQLALQYAGNVEGISVLTEEDYFLGSNSYLARVVEHLPMLPFLRKDFIIDEYQIYESKILGASAFLLISELLDLETLKKFIGLGNMLGMDALVEAHDAENLYKAQEAGANIIGINNRNLKTFQVSLKTTIDLAKEVDKKTLLVSESGINTKEDIEFLSQVRMDAILVGETFMRAKSIEEKAAELRSGYHEYKD; translated from the coding sequence ATGATACTCAATGACATCGCAGATAAAAAACGCAATAGATTAGAACGAACGAAAAAAGAGTATCCTTTATCTGATTTCATGCTCCAATCTTTGGAGATGCCCCCAAAGACTAGTTTCAGGGGGGCATTGGAACAAAGAGGCCTGTCCATTATTGGAGAAATCAAGAAGGCCTCTCCTTCTAAAGGACTCATAAAAGACCCTTTCCATCCTGTGCAGCTTGCATTACAGTACGCTGGAAATGTGGAAGGAATCTCTGTGCTCACAGAAGAAGACTATTTTTTGGGCTCTAACAGTTATTTGGCTCGGGTAGTGGAACATTTGCCAATGCTGCCATTTCTAAGAAAGGATTTCATCATAGATGAGTATCAAATTTATGAAAGTAAAATCTTAGGGGCCTCTGCTTTTCTCTTAATTTCTGAACTGTTGGATTTGGAAACACTTAAGAAATTTATTGGACTAGGAAATATGCTGGGCATGGATGCGCTGGTAGAGGCACACGATGCAGAAAATCTATATAAGGCACAAGAGGCAGGTGCGAACATTATTGGCATCAACAACAGAAATCTAAAAACGTTTCAGGTTTCTTTAAAGACCACAATTGACCTAGCAAAAGAAGTCGATAAAAAAACCTTGTTGGTGAGCGAGAGTGGCATCAATACAAAGGAAGATATTGAATTTCTTTCTCAAGTAAGAATGGATGCAATCTTGGTAGGTGAAACGTTTATGAGGGCTAAAAGTATTGAAGAAAAAGCAGCGGAATTGAGGTCAGGCTACCATGAATACAAAGATTAA
- the trpD gene encoding anthranilate phosphoribosyltransferase, with the protein MKSNELMKLMNKVNLSSDETYKMIHAMMNDELSPALTASFLTALSLKGESDQEIIGGAKALRKHMHRIDGIADEALDIVGTGGDQLNTINVSTASAFVAAAAGVKVMKHGNRSASSKCGSADVLEELGINISLNPNQALALYRETGMGFMFAQVYHPAMKYVGPIRKELGFRTIFNLLGPLSNPAQVQKQVLGVSSAHLVPVMAEALKTLGVTRGLVVHGVDGLDEISVTGETIVCEIEGNTIHNYRIHPRDFGISSCRMEDLEGNEKKDNKEILQEILSGRITGAKRDFVAMNAGAAIYVSGLADNLSEGIEKALAVLEKGEAYGFLENFREASTRIGEQHDTQ; encoded by the coding sequence ATGAAAAGTAATGAGTTGATGAAATTGATGAATAAGGTAAATCTTAGTAGCGATGAGACCTATAAGATGATTCATGCCATGATGAATGATGAATTGAGCCCGGCACTGACCGCTTCTTTTTTGACAGCCTTATCCTTAAAAGGAGAATCTGATCAAGAAATTATCGGTGGTGCGAAAGCGTTGAGAAAGCATATGCATAGAATTGATGGTATTGCTGATGAAGCGCTAGATATTGTGGGAACCGGTGGCGATCAGTTAAATACGATCAATGTATCTACAGCCTCAGCCTTTGTGGCGGCTGCGGCCGGGGTAAAGGTGATGAAGCACGGAAATCGCTCTGCCAGCAGCAAATGTGGTAGTGCGGATGTTTTGGAAGAATTGGGGATTAATATTAGTCTGAATCCAAATCAAGCCTTGGCTTTGTATCGTGAAACGGGTATGGGATTTATGTTTGCCCAGGTTTATCATCCTGCGATGAAATATGTAGGACCCATTCGTAAAGAATTAGGGTTTAGGACGATCTTCAATCTGTTGGGACCACTTTCGAATCCAGCACAAGTACAAAAACAGGTTCTTGGTGTTAGCAGTGCTCATTTAGTGCCCGTAATGGCAGAAGCTTTAAAGACACTGGGCGTGACCCGGGGCTTAGTAGTTCATGGTGTCGATGGCCTGGATGAGATTAGTGTGACCGGTGAAACAATCGTATGTGAAATCGAGGGAAATACGATTCATAATTACCGAATACATCCCCGCGATTTTGGAATCAGCAGCTGCCGGATGGAGGATTTAGAGGGAAATGAGAAAAAAGACAACAAAGAGATTTTACAAGAAATTCTTTCTGGAAGAATAACAGGAGCCAAGAGAGATTTTGTGGCCATGAATGCAGGGGCAGCGATTTACGTTAGTGGCCTAGCAGACAATCTGTCTGAAGGAATAGAAAAAGCTTTGGCTGTGTTGGAAAAAGGTGAAGCCTATGGCTTTTTGGAAAACTTCCGCGAAGCATCCACTAGGATTGGAGAACAACATGATACTCAATGA
- a CDS encoding aminodeoxychorismate/anthranilate synthase component II, translating to MILLIDNYDSFTYNLYQMLSLYGDEVLVKRNDEISLDEIEAMVPKAIVISPGPGRPEQAGLTMQIIEHFGKKIPMLGVCLGHQAIGAVHGAKVTYAPKIYHGKTSSILTQGESIFSKLPRVITVGRYHSLILEKKSLPECFTVLAHTEDGEVMAIQHKEYPLYGLQFHPESILTQYGKEMVEAFLEVANDEK from the coding sequence ATGATTCTATTAATCGATAATTATGATTCATTTACATATAATCTTTACCAAATGCTTAGTCTTTATGGTGATGAGGTTTTGGTCAAAAGAAATGACGAGATAAGTTTGGACGAGATTGAGGCTATGGTTCCCAAGGCCATCGTGATTTCTCCTGGACCTGGACGACCAGAACAAGCAGGTCTAACTATGCAAATCATTGAGCACTTTGGAAAAAAAATCCCTATGCTGGGTGTATGCTTGGGCCATCAAGCTATTGGAGCTGTGCATGGTGCAAAGGTGACCTATGCACCCAAAATTTATCACGGTAAGACATCTAGTATTCTAACCCAAGGAGAGTCCATATTTTCGAAACTACCTAGGGTTATTACCGTGGGAAGATATCATTCTTTGATACTTGAGAAGAAATCTTTACCGGAATGCTTTACGGTATTAGCCCACACGGAGGATGGTGAAGTTATGGCTATCCAGCATAAGGAATATCCTTTGTATGGATTGCAATTCCATCCTGAATCTATACTCACGCAATATGGGAAAGAAATGGTAGAAGCATTTTTGGAGGTAGCTAATGATGAAAAGTAA
- a CDS encoding NUDIX hydrolase: MNIVEQILTYQPYNKQEEQDQMVILDLLNKNSDLFHRSNLTAHMTASAWVVNQDFTKVLMVYHNIFDSWSWLGGHADGETNLHAVAESEVLEESGLTQICSLSKEIFSLEILTVDGHIKSGNYVASHLHLNVTYLFKANDQAAVTCKPDENSDVAWFDLNAAIEASSEPWFKKHIYPKLNHKLNSFILNSSF; the protein is encoded by the coding sequence ATGAATATCGTTGAACAGATATTGACTTATCAGCCATATAACAAACAAGAAGAGCAAGACCAAATGGTAATCTTAGATTTGTTAAACAAAAATTCAGATTTGTTTCATCGTAGCAACCTTACTGCACACATGACCGCTTCCGCTTGGGTAGTAAATCAAGATTTTACGAAAGTCTTAATGGTATATCACAATATTTTCGATTCTTGGTCTTGGCTTGGCGGACATGCTGACGGGGAAACCAATTTACATGCCGTTGCCGAATCTGAAGTTCTTGAAGAAAGTGGACTTACACAGATATGCAGTTTATCGAAAGAGATTTTCTCACTCGAAATCCTTACCGTAGATGGGCATATCAAAAGCGGCAACTATGTAGCTTCTCACTTACATTTAAATGTGACCTACCTGTTTAAAGCAAATGACCAAGCAGCAGTAACTTGTAAGCCGGATGAAAATAGCGATGTCGCTTGGTTTGATCTAAATGCGGCCATTGAAGCATCCAGTGAACCTTGGTTTAAAAAACATATTTATCCCAAATTAAACCACAAATTGAACTCATTCATTCTAAATAGCTCATTTTAA